CGTTCCGGGGCGCGGCGAACCGCCGCGTCCTTCACTCCCTAATTCTCAGCAGGACAGACATGAAAGCCGTATTCCAGATCGAAGACTCGCAACCCCGCCAGGTGGAAGTGGAGTTCAACACCCTGATCGTCGCCGGCTGGGCCGGCCGCGACATGGCCGCGATCGAGCATCACATCGAAGAGCTGGCCGCCATCGGCGTGCCGCGTCCCAGCAGCGTGCCGCTGTACTACCGCATTGCCGACAATCAACTGACGCAGAAGGAAACCGTGCAGGCCCTGGGCGAGGATTCCTCGGGCGAAGTCGAGACCTTCGTGTTCTCCGTGGACGGCGAAATGTACGTCAGCATCGCCTCCGACCATACCGACCGCAAGCTGGAAACCTACAGCGTGGCGATGTCCAAGCAGGTCTGCGTCAAGCCCGTGGCCACGAGCGCCTGGCGCCTGGCCGACGTGGCGGACTACTGGGACGAGCTCGTCATCCGTTCCTACATCGTCGAGAACGGCGTGGAAGTGCTGTACCAGGAAGGCCCGCTGGCGTCGCTGCGCACGCCGCAGGACCTGATCGCGGGCTATACCGGCGGCGCCACGGTGCTGCCGGCCGGCGCGGGCATGACCTGCGGCACGGTGGGCGCGATCGGCGGCATCCGCGCCGCGGCCGACTTCACCATGGAATTGCACGATCCGCGGCGCCAGCGCAGCCTGCGCCACCGCTATCATGTCGAGACGCTGCCCGTGGTGGCCTGATTCTGGCCCCAGGCGCCGATCGCCAGGCGCGCCCGCGGGCGCGCCCGTTTGCACTCAAGCCGCAAGACGGCACTAGGATGACTATGGTTCCGACTTTGAACGATCTGACCCAGGCCCTGCAAGAGGGCCGCAGCACCTCCGTGGAACTGACGCAGGCGGCGCTGGCCCGCGCGCAGGACGAAGCGGGCGAGGGCGCGCGCGCGTTCACCCGCCTGTACGCCGAATCCGCGTTGGCGCAGGCGCAAGCTTCCGACACGCTGCGCGCCGCCGGCATCGTCCGCTCCGCGATCGAGGGCCTGCCGATCAGCATCAAGGATCTCTTCGACATCGAAGGCGAAACCACGATGGCTGGTTCGGTGGCCCGTGAAGGCGAACCGGCGGCCGACGCCGACGCTGAAGTCGTGCGCCGTCTGATCGCGGCAGGCGCGGTCATCATCGGCCGCACCAACATGACCGAATTCGCCTATTCGGGCCTGGGCATCAATCCCCATTACGGCACGCCCCTGAACCCCTACGACCGCGCCACCGGCCGCATCCCGGGCGGCTCGTCCTCGGGCGCCGCGGTGTCGGTCGCCGACGGCATGTCGGCCGCAGCCATCGGTTCGGACACTGGCGGTTCCGTGCGCATTCCGGCCGCGCTTTGCGGCCTGACGGGCTTCAAGCCCAGCGCCTGGCGCGTCTCCATGGAAGGCGTGCTGCCGCTGTCGGCCAACCTGGACTCCATCGGCCCCATCGCCGCCAGCGTGCGCTGCTGCGCCGAACTGGACGCCATCCTGTCCGGCGACGGCGGCCCGGCGCCGGAAGCGGCCGTGCTGCGCGGGTTGCGCCTGGCCATCCCGACCACGCTGGCGCTGGACGCCATGGACAAGCATGTTGCCGACAGCTTCGCAGCCGCCGTGAGCCGCCTGAAGGCCGCCGGCGCCCTGGTCGAAGAGATCGCGATTCCGGAATTCGCCGAACTGGCCGCCATCAACGCCAAGGGCGGCTTTACCGCCGCCGAAGCCTGGGCCTGGCACCGCGACCTGATCGCCCGCGCCGGCAAGCGCTATGACCCGCGCGTGGTGTCGCGCATCATGCGCGGCAAGGACATGAGCGCGGCCGACTACCTGGACCTGCTGGATGCGCGCGAAGCCTGGGTCGCGGCGGTGGACCGCCGCATTGCCGGCTACGACGCCCTGATCATGCCGACCACGCCCATCGTGGCGCCGGCGGTGGCCGACCTGCAGGCCTCCGATGATGCCTATTACGCCGCCAACGGCCTGATCCTGCGCAACCCGACGCTGATCAATTTCCTGGATGGCTGCGCGTTGTCGCTGCCTTGCCATGCCGCCGGCACGGCGCCGGTGGGCCTGATGATCGCGGCCAGCAACGGCGCGGACCGCCGTATCCTGAGCATCGGCCTGGCGGTGGAAGCGCTCTACGCCGGCCAGTGAGGCGCAGCCGGGACGGGCGGCGGCCGCCGGTCCGTCCTGGGCGCTAAGATGGCGGCTGCATAGCCGGATGCCGCCGCCATGATCGATCTGCGCAATATCGAAACGTTCTTCTGGGTCGCCACCCTGGGCGGTTTCAGGGCGGCGGCCGAGAAGCTCAATGCCACCCAACCGGCCATTTCCCAGCGCATCGCGTCGCTGGAATCCGATCTGGGCGTGCGCCTGTTCGACCGCGACACGCGGGGCATCAAGCTGACAGGCAAGGGGCGCGAGCTGCTGTCGCATGCCGAGCGCATGCTGCAGATGCGGCGCGACATGCAGGAGGCCGCGCGCGCCAAGAGCGTGATGAGCGGCATGCTGCGGCTGGGCGTATCGGAAACCATCGTCCATACGTGGCTGCCGACCCTGATGGAATATCTGCACGACGCCTATCCGGCGCTGATGGTCGAGATCCAGGTGGATACGACCACGGTGCTGAAGACGCAGCTCGCCTCGCGCCAGATCGACCTGGCATTTCTGCTGGGGCCGATGGAAGAGCCCCGCATCGAGAACCTGTACCTCTGCAATTACCCGCTGTCCTGGGTGGCAAGCCCCAAGCTCAAGGTCGGACGCCAGCCGAT
The sequence above is drawn from the Achromobacter xylosoxidans genome and encodes:
- a CDS encoding DUF2848 domain-containing protein; the encoded protein is MKAVFQIEDSQPRQVEVEFNTLIVAGWAGRDMAAIEHHIEELAAIGVPRPSSVPLYYRIADNQLTQKETVQALGEDSSGEVETFVFSVDGEMYVSIASDHTDRKLETYSVAMSKQVCVKPVATSAWRLADVADYWDELVIRSYIVENGVEVLYQEGPLASLRTPQDLIAGYTGGATVLPAGAGMTCGTVGAIGGIRAAADFTMELHDPRRQRSLRHRYHVETLPVVA
- a CDS encoding amidase — translated: MVPTLNDLTQALQEGRSTSVELTQAALARAQDEAGEGARAFTRLYAESALAQAQASDTLRAAGIVRSAIEGLPISIKDLFDIEGETTMAGSVAREGEPAADADAEVVRRLIAAGAVIIGRTNMTEFAYSGLGINPHYGTPLNPYDRATGRIPGGSSSGAAVSVADGMSAAAIGSDTGGSVRIPAALCGLTGFKPSAWRVSMEGVLPLSANLDSIGPIAASVRCCAELDAILSGDGGPAPEAAVLRGLRLAIPTTLALDAMDKHVADSFAAAVSRLKAAGALVEEIAIPEFAELAAINAKGGFTAAEAWAWHRDLIARAGKRYDPRVVSRIMRGKDMSAADYLDLLDAREAWVAAVDRRIAGYDALIMPTTPIVAPAVADLQASDDAYYAANGLILRNPTLINFLDGCALSLPCHAAGTAPVGLMIAASNGADRRILSIGLAVEALYAGQ
- a CDS encoding LysR family transcriptional regulator, which translates into the protein MIDLRNIETFFWVATLGGFRAAAEKLNATQPAISQRIASLESDLGVRLFDRDTRGIKLTGKGRELLSHAERMLQMRRDMQEAARAKSVMSGMLRLGVSETIVHTWLPTLMEYLHDAYPALMVEIQVDTTTVLKTQLASRQIDLAFLLGPMEEPRIENLYLCNYPLSWVASPKLKVGRQPIALKRLAEWPVITYPSTTDPHRAVRQLLQQAGVEAPRMYGSSALSVIVRMAQDGIGTAVIAPVILHKELAQGELRILDVKAPALPPLHYTACWMQGPDSQIPRAVAEAAQQIAREEALRHPA